The DNA window GACGATTTGACACGTGATAGATTCGTCCTAAACTGCATTTGAAGAACCGGTATCTGGGTCGGAAGTCGAGTATCGATGAGACTTCAGCTGCCGATGCGAAAATGGTCCGCGCGGGGCAGAGGACGAGATGCGCTGGGAAGCCACGTGAGCAACGTGACAACTCAAGGGCGGGATTGTGTTATCTGCCGGCAGGTAGTTCAGCGTAGTCTGGTGCAACGTACAATGAAGTGCTAGGAGGACTGGAACCATGATAATAGCGCGCGTTGTTGGTTCGGCCGTTGCGACAGTCAAAGCAGACAAACTGTCTGCCCGAAAGCTCCTTGTCGTTCAAGAAGCGACAGTGCACGATGAACTGATGGACCGCACTCCGTTTGTCGCCGTGGACGCAGTAGGCGCGGGTGAGGGTGAGCTTGTCCTCGTCGCCGTTGGCAGTGGAGGCCGGTTCACGGCACTCACTGATGGAGCTCCTGCAGATGCGACGATCGTGGGGATCCTCGATTCTCTCGAGGTCGACGGTCGCGACACCTTCCACAAATCGTGATAGGTCTTAGGGCCACCTGTGTAGCAGGGAGTCGAGTCCATGCCTGAGAACGAGAAGCTGACAGCACTCGGCATGATCGAAACCAGGGGGCTTGTCGGCGCCATTGAAGCAGCTGACGTCATGGTCAAGTCAGCCAATGTACGCCTCATCGGCAAAGGATACTCTGGAGATGGTCTGGTTACTGTCGTCGTGCGTGGTGATGTGGGCGCCGTGAAGGCTGCCACCGACGCAGGAGCAGCAGCAGCCCGACGCGTGGGCGAGATCGTATCCATCCACGTGATTGCGCGCCCCGACAGAGACACCGACATGATCATCGGCAACATGAGCAGGAATCTTGGCCTGCCGGCCGGCGAGGGAGCGTCTCCCGCGCCGGGTGAGGTTTCTGTGCCCGTGGCACGTGAGGCAAAAGCAGCCCGGCTGTTGGAATCGAACGTACCGGTGGCTCCTGTGTTTTCGGACACCGCTTCTGACGCTGCGATTGGACTTGCTGAGGTACGACTCGCAACTCCTGTCATCCGGGTTCCAGAAATACCCATCGTAAGACCCCTCATTCCTGTCGGGCTTCCAGGCGTGCCTCCTGGGGTGACACGCGAGACGCCGGTGCGACGCCTGAATCTGAACACGGCGAGCGCCGAGCAGCTGGACACGTTGCCGGGCGTTGGCCCTGCACTGGCCGAACGCATCGTCGAGTTCCGTACACAGCAGGGGCTATTCAACTCGGTCGAGGAACTCAAGAAGGTCCAGGGGGCGAAAAGAACTCTTGTGACCTCGCTCAAAGACCACCTGTACGTCGACAAGAAGAACGCTCCCAGAAAGAACAGCCGGAAGTCGGAAAAGTAGCGGAGGCAGAGTAATGGCATCAGTCGAACTCATCAGCGTGGGAATAGATATCGGGACCACGACCACGCAGATTGTCATCTCGAAGTTGCTGGTCGCCGAGACAGCGACACTCAGCAGGATGCCGCAGGCAAGGTATGGCCCGGCCCGCAAGCCGAGAGCGCAAGTGGCCAAGAAGGACGTCTTGTATCAGAGTGCTGTCCACTTCACTCCCATCAACCACGACGGGCTCGTGGACGTTGATGAGCTCGAGAAGATCTTGTGGGCAGACTACAAGGAAGCAGGGTTCACGCCGGACCAGATCGACACCGGCGCCGTCATTATCACTGGGGAGGCAGCCAAGAGTCGGAACGCAGAGAGGGTCCTGAACATCGTGGCGCCGCTGGCAGGCGACTTCGTATCGACTGTCGCGGGTCCCAGCCTTGAAGCTCACCTTGCAGGGCGAGGGTCAGGCGCTGCCGCATGGACGTCCGAGCATTTTGCGTGGGGCACGAACGTCGACATCGGCGGTGGCACGACCAACATCGCGGTCTTTCACCAGGGAGACCTGATGGACACGGTGGTGCTTTCCATTGGTGGGCGCCATATCCAGGTCGATCAGGCGTCTGGTGTCGTCAAGCATATCACCAGGAGCGGCCAGAAGATGCTGAACCATCTCGACATCGGCCTGAAGGTGGGTGATGTTGCTTCCATGGAAGTGCTGCGGAAGGTAGCACGCCTGATGACCGACCTCATTGTCGAGGTGCTGTCCGGACAGGTGTCACAGATGGCGCGTGACCTTATGGAGACGGCTCCTTTGTCGCGTCCGGTCATCGACACGACGATCTTCTTCTCCGGCGGTGTGGCAGACTTCTTCTATGACACGAAGCCGATCAGGACGATCCAGGATGTTGCAGTATACGGCGACATCGGACCCC is part of the Coprothermobacter sp. genome and encodes:
- a CDS encoding ethanolamine utilization protein EutA, yielding MASVELISVGIDIGTTTTQIVISKLLVAETATLSRMPQARYGPARKPRAQVAKKDVLYQSAVHFTPINHDGLVDVDELEKILWADYKEAGFTPDQIDTGAVIITGEAAKSRNAERVLNIVAPLAGDFVSTVAGPSLEAHLAGRGSGAAAWTSEHFAWGTNVDIGGGTTNIAVFHQGDLMDTVVLSIGGRHIQVDQASGVVKHITRSGQKMLNHLDIGLKVGDVASMEVLRKVARLMTDLIVEVLSGQVSQMARDLMETAPLSRPVIDTTIFFSGGVADFFYDTKPIRTIQDVAVYGDIGPLMGEELRNHPRVKEWTVLKPLHTERATVMGASHETITLSGMTIWVAPKELPMRNVPVVRPMFDGIPDEQALTRAILDGYSRWDLDPAKDRVALAVDLSGVDCYDDLKKLGRGIEAFASKHISPSIPLILVTERDLGKALGQVVSAGLPQFKVLSIDEVTLTEGDYIDIGQSMLGDRLVSLSVKTLIFSM
- a CDS encoding ethanolamine utilization protein EutN is translated as MIIARVVGSAVATVKADKLSARKLLVVQEATVHDELMDRTPFVAVDAVGAGEGELVLVAVGSGGRFTALTDGAPADATIVGILDSLEVDGRDTFHKS